In one window of Chryseobacterium viscerum DNA:
- a CDS encoding M28 family peptidase, whose translation MKKAAVFLLTSIALQNIGAQSFIQAYKNRADMVTQANINTNLQEFAGFGIKKTGTTANNNALDWLKNKYLSYGYTASDFSEDAFTYGGNPSKNLIITKTGTLYPNKYVIICGHYDTIVGPGVSDNGSGTSIILEAARILKDIPTEYSIKFIHFSGEEQGLVGSNHYVNNVAYQGGTKVLDIKLVLNIDQVGGLIGNNNNTINCERDEGGMSSNNAMSNTMTQELMTCTTLYSPLQTNLSHAYSSDYMPFEAKGYTITGFYETIQSNNEHTVSDTYANIDPVYVLNVGKAAVGALQHFAVATTSNNFLSTHEATAQKLSEDIRIYPNPAKDLVTVEFQQKVKQFKIEVNDMAGNTVLALENQEKINTTGLKNGVYTFTIKTDKGNTTKKIIINK comes from the coding sequence ATGAAAAAAGCTGCAGTTTTTTTGCTGACTTCCATTGCACTGCAAAATATTGGTGCACAAAGTTTTATTCAGGCTTATAAAAACCGGGCTGATATGGTTACGCAAGCCAATATCAATACCAACCTCCAGGAGTTTGCCGGGTTTGGAATAAAAAAAACAGGTACAACAGCTAATAATAATGCGCTGGACTGGCTTAAAAATAAATATCTGTCTTACGGGTATACTGCCAGTGACTTTTCTGAAGATGCTTTCACCTATGGAGGTAATCCGTCAAAAAACCTGATTATCACTAAAACCGGTACTTTATATCCCAACAAGTATGTCATTATCTGCGGGCATTACGATACCATCGTAGGACCTGGCGTAAGTGATAATGGCAGTGGAACTTCTATTATTCTTGAAGCAGCAAGAATTCTTAAAGATATTCCTACAGAGTATTCTATCAAGTTTATTCATTTTTCAGGGGAAGAACAAGGTTTAGTAGGAAGTAACCATTATGTAAACAATGTAGCTTACCAGGGAGGCACAAAAGTTCTGGATATAAAACTTGTTTTAAATATTGACCAGGTAGGAGGTCTTATAGGAAATAATAACAACACCATCAACTGTGAAAGAGATGAAGGCGGAATGTCTTCCAATAATGCAATGTCAAATACTATGACACAGGAACTGATGACTTGCACCACCCTCTACTCACCTCTGCAGACCAATCTTTCTCATGCTTACAGCTCAGATTATATGCCTTTTGAAGCTAAAGGATATACGATTACCGGATTTTATGAAACAATCCAAAGTAATAATGAGCATACAGTAAGTGACACGTATGCCAATATCGACCCTGTGTATGTTCTCAATGTCGGAAAAGCTGCTGTGGGAGCATTACAGCATTTTGCCGTAGCCACAACATCGAACAATTTTTTAAGCACCCATGAAGCCACGGCACAAAAGCTATCAGAAGACATCAGAATTTATCCTAATCCTGCGAAAGATCTTGTAACAGTGGAGTTTCAGCAAAAGGTAAAACAATTCAAAATTGAAGTAAACGACATGGCAGGAAATACTGTTTTAGCTCTTGAGAATCAGGAAAAAATAAATACTACGGGTTTAAAAAACGGAGTGTATACTTTTACGATCAAGACTGATAAAGGAAATACAACAAAAAAAATAATCATTAATAAATAA
- the rplT gene encoding 50S ribosomal protein L20: protein MPRSVNAVASRARRKKIFKQAKGFFGRRKNVWTVAKNAVEKAMQYAYRGRKEKKRNFRALWITRINAGTREHGMSYSQFMGALKKNNIELNRKVLADLAMNHPEAFKAVVDQVK, encoded by the coding sequence ATGCCAAGATCAGTAAATGCCGTAGCTTCAAGAGCTCGCAGAAAGAAAATTTTTAAGCAAGCTAAAGGTTTTTTCGGTAGAAGAAAGAACGTTTGGACTGTAGCTAAAAACGCGGTAGAAAAAGCAATGCAATATGCTTACCGTGGTAGAAAAGAGAAAAAGAGAAACTTCAGAGCACTTTGGATCACTCGTATCAACGCGGGAACCAGAGAGCACGGAATGTCTTACTCTCAATTTATGGGAGCTCTTAAAAAGAACAACATCGAACTTAACAGAAAAGTTTTAGCAGATTTAGCAATGAATCACCCTGAAGCTTTCAAAGCTGTTGTAGATCAAGTAAAATAA
- the hisH gene encoding imidazole glycerol phosphate synthase subunit HisH has protein sequence MIAIIKYNGGNVNSVQNALNRLKVDSVITDDPKQILKADKVIFPGVGEASSTMKLLKEKELDLLIPSLKQPVLGICLGMQLMCKGNEEGDTEGMGIFDINVRKFPAKDIVPHMGWNTVSRQASALFSGIEMNSDVYFVHSYYCELSDFTTSVCDYILPFSASLQKDNFYAVQFHPEKSGIVGNQIVKNFINL, from the coding sequence ATGATTGCTATAATAAAATACAACGGTGGAAATGTGAACTCTGTCCAGAATGCCCTCAACAGACTGAAAGTAGATTCTGTTATTACCGATGATCCCAAACAGATTTTAAAAGCTGATAAAGTGATCTTTCCAGGCGTGGGAGAAGCTTCATCCACCATGAAACTACTGAAGGAAAAAGAGCTTGATCTTTTGATTCCTAGCCTTAAACAGCCTGTTTTGGGAATATGTTTAGGAATGCAGCTGATGTGTAAAGGAAATGAAGAAGGAGATACCGAAGGAATGGGGATTTTTGATATCAATGTCAGAAAATTTCCGGCAAAGGATATTGTTCCGCACATGGGATGGAATACTGTTTCAAGGCAGGCTTCGGCTCTGTTTTCAGGAATTGAAATGAACAGTGATGTTTATTTTGTTCACAGCTATTATTGTGAGCTTTCGGACTTTACAACTTCTGTCTGTGATTATATTCTGCCATTTAGTGCTTCACTACAGAAAGATAATTTCTATGCAGTACAGTTTCACCCTGAAAAATCAGGAATTGTAGGAAATCAGATCGTTAAGAACTTTATAAATTTATAA
- the rpmI gene encoding 50S ribosomal protein L35, protein MPKLKTKSGAKKRFALTGSGKIKRKNAYKSHILTKKETKQKRNLTTTSYVAKVDEKSVQRQLAIK, encoded by the coding sequence ATGCCAAAATTAAAAACGAAATCAGGTGCTAAGAAACGTTTTGCTCTTACCGGATCTGGTAAGATCAAAAGAAAGAACGCTTACAAAAGCCACATCTTAACTAAGAAAGAAACTAAGCAGAAGAGAAATCTTACTACTACTTCTTACGTAGCTAAAGTGGACGAGAAAAGTGTACAACGTCAATTAGCAATTAAGTAG
- a CDS encoding M28 family peptidase, which translates to MKKITTLLCSAFLMQSIGAQSFIQAYKDRADMVTQTNITANLQEFSNLGVKTTGSVANTNTLNWIKNKYLSYGYTASQIEESPFTFGSTSSKNLIITKTGTLYPNKYVIICGHFDTIYGPGVNDNGSGTSIILEAARILRNVPTEYSIKFIHFSGEEQGLKGSSHYVNNVVYQGGVRKLDIKLVFNLDQVGGVKGNNNTTVYCDEDQGGVSSNNAASAAVTQQLRNCTALYSPLQTAVDPAEDTDYIPFEQKGEVITGFFERIRSTYPHSSKDTFTNMDPVYVYKIGKATVGALQHFATATTTMSKPAAKNSLEAVKIYPNPANNILNIELPDSKETNFSFEISNSLGRSLLKVNNERKINVSGLQNGVYIGVLKMGEETLVKNIMIER; encoded by the coding sequence ATGAAAAAAATCACAACACTTTTGTGCTCAGCATTCCTTATGCAGAGTATCGGGGCTCAAAGTTTTATCCAGGCTTATAAAGACAGGGCGGATATGGTTACCCAAACTAATATTACTGCAAATCTTCAGGAGTTTAGTAATTTAGGCGTAAAAACTACGGGCTCAGTAGCCAACACCAATACATTGAACTGGATCAAAAACAAGTATCTTTCTTACGGATATACCGCCAGTCAGATAGAAGAAAGTCCTTTTACTTTTGGGAGCACGAGTTCTAAAAATTTAATCATTACCAAAACCGGAACGCTTTATCCCAACAAATATGTTATTATCTGCGGACACTTCGATACCATCTATGGCCCGGGAGTGAATGATAATGGCAGCGGAACATCTATTATTCTTGAAGCAGCAAGAATTCTGAGAAATGTACCTACTGAATATTCAATAAAATTCATCCATTTTTCCGGTGAAGAGCAGGGATTAAAAGGAAGCAGCCATTATGTGAATAATGTTGTATACCAGGGAGGTGTGCGCAAATTGGATATCAAACTTGTCTTCAATCTTGATCAGGTAGGAGGTGTAAAAGGAAATAATAACACAACTGTATATTGTGACGAAGACCAGGGAGGAGTTTCCAGCAACAATGCAGCTTCTGCAGCAGTCACTCAACAATTGAGAAACTGTACAGCACTCTACTCTCCTCTTCAAACTGCTGTGGACCCGGCAGAAGATACTGATTATATTCCTTTTGAACAGAAAGGTGAAGTGATTACCGGATTTTTTGAAAGGATAAGAAGCACCTATCCTCACAGCTCTAAGGATACTTTCACCAATATGGATCCTGTGTATGTATATAAGATTGGAAAAGCAACTGTAGGGGCGTTACAGCACTTTGCAACCGCTACTACTACCATGAGCAAGCCTGCTGCCAAAAACTCATTGGAAGCAGTAAAAATTTATCCTAACCCAGCCAACAATATCCTGAATATTGAATTACCTGATTCTAAGGAAACCAACTTCAGCTTTGAAATCAGCAATTCTTTGGGAAGATCACTTTTAAAAGTAAATAATGAAAGAAAGATTAATGTTTCCGGTCTTCAGAACGGAGTATATATTGGAGTATTGAAAATGGGTGAAGAAACCCTTGTTAAGAATATTATGATCGAAAGATAA
- the hisF gene encoding imidazole glycerol phosphate synthase subunit HisF — MLKKRIIPCLDIKDGATVKGINFEDLKNAGDPVELAKKYELEGADELVFLDITATIEDRKTFIELVKDIAKELSIPFTVGGGISSVNDVRKLLEAGADKISINSSAVKKPGLISDLAKEFGSQCVVVAIDTRQVGDKDLVHIKGGREATELSTVEWAQEAARLGAGEILLTSMDGDGTKNGFDLRITKLVSDNISIPVIASGGAGTADDFVKVFNETKATGGLAASIFHFNEISIQDLKQQLKTQKIEVR; from the coding sequence ATGCTTAAGAAAAGAATTATTCCATGCCTGGATATCAAAGATGGAGCTACGGTGAAAGGGATCAATTTTGAAGATCTTAAAAATGCAGGAGATCCTGTAGAACTTGCCAAAAAGTATGAACTGGAAGGGGCCGATGAGCTTGTTTTTTTGGATATTACCGCTACTATTGAGGATAGAAAAACATTTATAGAACTGGTCAAAGATATTGCGAAAGAGCTTAGCATACCTTTTACGGTAGGAGGTGGTATATCGTCTGTAAATGATGTGAGGAAGCTTTTGGAAGCAGGTGCAGACAAGATCAGTATCAATTCCTCAGCGGTAAAAAAACCAGGACTTATTTCTGATTTAGCCAAAGAATTCGGAAGCCAGTGCGTTGTCGTGGCTATTGATACAAGACAAGTGGGAGATAAGGATCTGGTTCACATCAAAGGAGGAAGAGAAGCTACCGAACTCTCTACAGTAGAATGGGCACAGGAAGCAGCACGTTTGGGGGCAGGAGAAATTCTGCTGACTTCGATGGATGGTGATGGTACAAAAAACGGTTTTGATCTTCGCATTACAAAGCTTGTTTCAGATAATATCAGTATTCCTGTGATTGCCTCCGGAGGTGCAGGTACTGCAGATGACTTTGTTAAAGTATTTAATGAAACAAAAGCTACAGGAGGTTTGGCAGCCAGTATTTTCCATTTTAATGAAATAAGTATTCAGGATTTAAAACAACAGTTAAAAACTCAAAAAATAGAAGTACGATGA
- the hisC gene encoding histidinol-phosphate transaminase — MKNNSIKTLVRDNILQLQPYISFRDHNEFNAPVMLDANESPFGECNRYPDSTQKRLKSKLAGLKNVSSSQIAIGNGSDELIDLIIKIFCEPKKDAILMMNPSFAMYGFYAAINENKVLKLNLDENFEIVKNNFLKAAEDPSLKIFFLCSPNNPTGNSVDDIEFYIQNFNGIVVVDEAYIEFSGKKSSLELLDQYSNLIVLQTFSKAWGIAGARVGMAYASEEIISLINTVKAPYNVNVLSQELILKTLDEENRLQGNVNLILEERKWLKQQFEGIACISKVFSTDANFFLIRMENVDSVYARMLEEEVLTSRRDPAIPGCIRINVGNRAENEKLINLLKSI, encoded by the coding sequence CAAAACTTTAGTAAGAGATAATATATTACAATTACAGCCCTACATCAGTTTCAGGGATCATAATGAATTCAATGCTCCAGTTATGCTGGATGCCAATGAAAGTCCATTCGGGGAATGCAACCGCTATCCGGATTCTACTCAGAAAAGGCTTAAAAGCAAGCTTGCAGGGCTTAAAAATGTTTCATCCTCACAGATTGCCATAGGAAACGGAAGTGATGAGCTGATAGACCTTATCATTAAAATTTTCTGTGAGCCTAAAAAAGATGCCATTCTGATGATGAATCCTTCCTTTGCGATGTATGGTTTTTATGCAGCAATTAACGAGAATAAAGTTTTGAAACTGAATCTGGATGAAAACTTTGAAATTGTAAAAAATAATTTTTTAAAAGCTGCAGAAGATCCTTCATTGAAAATTTTCTTTTTGTGCTCACCCAATAACCCTACGGGAAACAGTGTAGATGATATTGAATTCTATATTCAGAACTTCAACGGAATTGTAGTGGTAGATGAAGCATATATTGAATTTTCTGGGAAAAAATCAAGTCTGGAACTTTTAGATCAATATTCTAATTTAATCGTACTGCAAACATTTTCTAAAGCATGGGGAATTGCCGGAGCGAGAGTAGGTATGGCTTACGCATCTGAAGAGATTATCAGCCTGATCAATACGGTAAAAGCACCATATAATGTGAATGTTTTAAGCCAGGAACTTATTTTAAAGACTTTGGATGAAGAAAACAGACTTCAGGGAAATGTGAATCTTATTTTGGAAGAGAGAAAATGGCTGAAACAGCAGTTTGAAGGAATTGCATGCATTTCTAAAGTATTTTCAACGGATGCCAATTTCTTCCTGATCAGAATGGAAAATGTTGATTCAGTATATGCAAGAATGTTGGAAGAGGAAGTTTTAACCAGCAGAAGAGATCCTGCTATTCCGGGATGTATCAGAATCAATGTAGGAAATCGTGCAGAAAATGAAAAATTAATTAACCTTTTGAAAAGTATTTAA
- a CDS encoding M28 family peptidase, translating to MKKIATLLLASITMQSLGAQSFIQAYQDRANMVTQTNITTYLQEFANLGVKKTGTTANANALTWLKNKYLSYGYTASQIAEDPFTSGSYNSKNLVITKTGTVYPNKYVIICGHFDSITGLGVNDNGSGTSIILEAARILKDVPTEYSIKFIHFSGEEQGLLGSTHYANTVAYQGSNRVLDIKLVFNLDQVGGVMGNNNNTVYCDEDQGGLTSNNAASTVVTQELRNCTALYSPLLTAVDPAEDTDYIPFEQKGEVITGFFERIRSTYPHTVNDTFANTDPVYIYNIGKASVGALQHFAVATGTLGTHEAVTKNTLETVKIYPNPVKDIINIELPDSGIKNFTFEITDFQGRSIFKRTNETKINASGLENGAYLGILKTGDQTVVRKVMIER from the coding sequence ATGAAGAAAATCGCTACTCTTTTACTAGCTTCCATCACCATGCAAAGTCTTGGAGCCCAAAGTTTCATTCAAGCTTATCAGGACAGAGCAAATATGGTAACTCAGACCAATATTACGACTTACCTTCAGGAGTTTGCTAATTTAGGGGTAAAAAAAACAGGTACAACTGCTAATGCCAATGCACTGACCTGGCTTAAGAACAAGTACCTTTCTTATGGATATACTGCCAGCCAGATAGCAGAAGATCCTTTTACTTCAGGAAGTTATAACTCTAAAAACCTGGTCATTACAAAGACAGGCACAGTATATCCTAATAAATACGTCATCATCTGCGGGCATTTCGACAGTATTACCGGTTTGGGAGTCAATGATAACGGAAGCGGAACTTCTATTATTCTTGAAGCGGCCAGAATTCTGAAAGATGTACCAACGGAATATTCTATAAAATTCATTCATTTTTCCGGTGAAGAGCAAGGTCTTTTAGGAAGCACTCATTACGCTAACACAGTTGCCTATCAGGGGAGCAACCGTGTTCTGGATATAAAACTGGTTTTTAATCTGGATCAGGTAGGCGGTGTTATGGGAAATAATAACAATACTGTTTATTGTGATGAAGATCAGGGAGGACTTACCTCAAACAATGCTGCTTCCACCGTTGTAACCCAGGAACTAAGAAACTGTACTGCACTTTACTCTCCTCTTCTTACAGCCGTGGATCCGGCAGAAGATACAGATTATATCCCTTTTGAACAGAAAGGTGAAGTAATTACCGGATTTTTTGAAAGAATCAGAAGTACCTATCCACATACAGTAAATGATACTTTTGCCAATACAGATCCTGTATACATTTACAATATAGGAAAAGCATCTGTGGGAGCACTTCAGCATTTCGCTGTTGCTACAGGAACATTGGGAACACATGAAGCTGTCACAAAAAATACATTGGAAACTGTAAAAATCTATCCCAATCCCGTAAAGGACATCATCAATATTGAGCTTCCTGATTCCGGAATCAAGAATTTCACTTTTGAAATTACTGACTTCCAGGGAAGATCTATTTTCAAGAGAACCAACGAAACAAAAATCAACGCTTCCGGATTGGAAAACGGTGCTTATCTTGGGATTTTAAAAACCGGAGATCAGACTGTGGTAAGAAAAGTGATGATTGAAAGATAG
- the hisA gene encoding 1-(5-phosphoribosyl)-5-[(5-phosphoribosylamino)methylideneamino]imidazole-4-carboxamide isomerase produces MKIIPAIDIIDGKCVRLSKGDYSTKKIYNEDPVEVAKEFESFGIQFLHLVDLDGAKSKHIVNQKVLENIAHSTSLHIDFGGGLKTKEDIETAFNSGAKQITLGSIAVQNPEFCYEMIQKYGAEKIILGADCENRKIKTSGWLEESDNDIIDFILQYQDKGIQTAICTDIAKDGMLEGPSTGLYIEILYKTSVQLVASGGISGIADVYKMKDIGCAGTIIGKAIYEGKISLQQLQNFIENA; encoded by the coding sequence ATGAAAATAATTCCGGCTATTGATATTATCGACGGTAAATGTGTCCGTTTATCAAAAGGAGATTACAGTACAAAGAAAATATACAATGAAGATCCTGTAGAAGTGGCAAAAGAATTTGAGAGTTTCGGCATTCAGTTTCTTCACCTGGTGGATCTGGACGGGGCAAAATCAAAGCATATTGTGAATCAGAAAGTTCTGGAAAATATTGCTCATTCTACTTCGCTGCATATAGACTTTGGAGGAGGCTTAAAAACTAAGGAAGATATTGAAACAGCCTTTAATTCCGGGGCAAAACAGATTACCTTAGGAAGTATTGCTGTTCAGAATCCTGAATTTTGCTATGAAATGATTCAAAAATATGGTGCTGAGAAAATTATTCTGGGTGCTGACTGTGAAAACAGAAAGATTAAAACTTCCGGATGGCTGGAAGAAAGTGATAATGACATCATAGATTTTATTCTTCAGTATCAGGACAAAGGAATACAGACTGCCATTTGTACTGATATTGCAAAAGACGGAATGCTGGAAGGTCCGTCAACAGGGCTTTATATTGAGATTTTATATAAAACGTCCGTTCAGCTGGTAGCAAGTGGAGGAATCTCAGGGATTGCAGATGTGTATAAAATGAAAGATATCGGCTGTGCGGGGACAATCATCGGAAAAGCAATTTACGAGGGAAAAATAAGCTTACAACAACTTCAAAACTTTATTGAAAATGCTTAA
- the hisIE gene encoding bifunctional phosphoribosyl-AMP cyclohydrolase/phosphoribosyl-ATP diphosphatase HisIE, whose amino-acid sequence MNIDFNKDNGLVPVVIQDSRTLQVLMLGYMNEEAFEKTKKEGIVTFFSRSKNRLWTKGEESGNFLTVKSIDIDCDQDTILIKAVPKNVVCHTGSFSCFGEKNAKGFLYELEDKISQRIDTKAEGSYTYSLYQRGMNKMAQKVGEEAVELVIEAKDNNEELFKNEAADLLYHFLILLKAKGFSLEEIEEVLQSRNK is encoded by the coding sequence ATGAACATAGATTTTAATAAAGATAACGGACTTGTTCCGGTAGTTATTCAGGACAGCAGAACGCTGCAGGTTTTAATGCTGGGCTACATGAACGAAGAAGCTTTTGAAAAAACAAAAAAGGAAGGTATTGTTACTTTTTTCAGCCGCTCTAAAAACAGACTCTGGACAAAAGGTGAGGAGTCTGGGAATTTCCTGACTGTAAAAAGTATTGATATAGATTGTGATCAGGATACCATTTTAATTAAAGCTGTTCCTAAAAATGTGGTCTGTCATACGGGAAGTTTCAGTTGTTTCGGAGAAAAGAATGCTAAAGGGTTTCTGTATGAGCTTGAAGATAAAATCTCTCAAAGAATAGACACCAAAGCTGAAGGTTCTTATACCTATTCGCTCTACCAAAGAGGAATGAATAAAATGGCTCAAAAAGTAGGAGAAGAAGCCGTAGAACTTGTGATTGAAGCAAAAGATAATAACGAAGAACTTTTTAAAAATGAAGCAGCAGATCTTCTGTATCACTTCCTGATTTTATTAAAAGCAAAGGGTTTTTCACTGGAAGAAATAGAAGAAGTTCTTCAGAGCAGGAATAAATGA
- the hisB gene encoding bifunctional histidinol-phosphatase/imidazoleglycerol-phosphate dehydratase HisB produces MKKVLFIDRDGTLIIEPPTDFQVDSLEKLEFYPGVFQNLSKIVSELDYELVMVTNQDGLGTDSFPEEDFIKPHEKMLQAFENEGIIFSDILIDKSFESENLPTRKPGIGMLGKYIYGNYDLENSYVIGDRSTDVQLAKNLKSKSIYLNQNLNSEAELSTTKWSEIYQFLKSGMRNAKVSRKTNETDIEIEVNLDGNGRSDISTGLHFFDHMLDQIARHGNMDLTIKVKGDLTVDEHHTIEDTGIVLGEAVLKALGKKKGIERYGFLLPMDDCLSQVAIDFGGRPWLVWDAPFKREKIGDVPTEMFFHFFKSFTDASKSNLNIKAEGDNEHHKIESIFKAFAKAVKMAVNQSDANYSLPSTKGSL; encoded by the coding sequence ATGAAAAAAGTACTCTTTATAGACCGTGACGGAACACTAATTATTGAACCGCCCACAGATTTTCAGGTAGACTCCCTGGAAAAGCTTGAGTTTTATCCCGGGGTTTTTCAAAATCTTTCAAAAATTGTGAGTGAGCTGGATTATGAGTTGGTGATGGTAACCAATCAGGATGGATTGGGAACGGATAGTTTTCCTGAAGAAGATTTCATAAAACCTCATGAGAAAATGTTACAGGCATTTGAAAATGAAGGGATCATTTTTAGCGATATTTTAATTGATAAAAGCTTTGAATCCGAAAATCTTCCTACCAGAAAACCTGGAATAGGAATGCTGGGAAAATACATTTATGGGAATTATGATCTTGAAAATTCTTATGTAATTGGTGATCGAAGTACTGATGTGCAACTTGCTAAAAATCTTAAGTCTAAATCTATTTATCTTAATCAAAACTTAAATAGTGAAGCTGAGCTGTCAACAACAAAATGGTCAGAGATTTATCAGTTCTTAAAATCAGGAATGCGAAATGCTAAAGTCTCCCGTAAAACCAATGAAACAGATATTGAAATCGAGGTCAATCTTGATGGAAACGGACGATCAGATATTTCAACAGGGCTTCACTTTTTTGATCACATGCTGGATCAGATTGCAAGACACGGAAATATGGATCTTACCATTAAAGTAAAAGGAGATCTTACTGTAGATGAGCACCACACGATAGAAGATACAGGAATTGTACTGGGAGAAGCTGTTTTAAAAGCTTTAGGAAAGAAAAAAGGAATTGAAAGATACGGATTCCTGCTTCCGATGGATGATTGTTTGTCTCAGGTAGCAATTGATTTTGGAGGCAGACCATGGCTGGTTTGGGATGCTCCGTTTAAAAGAGAAAAGATAGGAGATGTTCCTACAGAAATGTTTTTTCACTTCTTTAAATCCTTTACAGATGCTTCAAAATCCAATCTGAATATCAAAGCTGAAGGAGATAATGAACACCACAAAATTGAATCCATTTTTAAAGCCTTTGCAAAAGCCGTTAAAATGGCAGTGAATCAATCGGATGCTAATTACAGTTTACCTTCTACAAAAGGAAGTTTATAA
- a CDS encoding tetratricopeptide repeat protein, translating to MTSLQKAKNLMDNGQYMPAVTILQNLNGLSPKSENYRLLFMVNCWFQLGEYDWAIDIAERLLQVDKHNEFASQIKYLSYCELKDFDKALEEIIHFLSYNEADLYKITLEELLKDIRNGFINEEAIVSKVKELALKNNCLK from the coding sequence ATGACTTCGTTACAAAAAGCTAAAAATCTAATGGACAATGGGCAATATATGCCTGCTGTTACAATATTGCAAAATTTAAATGGATTATCTCCAAAATCTGAAAATTACAGATTATTATTCATGGTGAATTGCTGGTTTCAATTGGGAGAATATGATTGGGCAATTGACATTGCCGAAAGGTTATTACAAGTGGATAAGCACAATGAATTTGCTTCTCAGATAAAATATCTGTCCTATTGTGAACTTAAAGATTTTGATAAAGCATTGGAAGAGATTATTCATTTTTTGTCATATAATGAAGCTGATCTTTATAAAATAACGCTGGAGGAATTATTGAAAGATATTAGAAATGGCTTTATTAATGAAGAGGCTATTGTTTCTAAAGTCAAAGAATTGGCATTAAAAAATAATTGTTTAAAATGA